Genomic window (Drosophila sulfurigaster albostrigata strain 15112-1811.04 chromosome 2R, ASM2355843v2, whole genome shotgun sequence):
CAATCTACATGAGCCCACCGAGGCGGAAAATGCGGAGAAGCGTCGTGTTTTCCAAGAGAATCTAATAAATCAAGGACTCGAGGTGGAGTTCAGCGAAAAGGAGCAAATCTACTTTGTCAAGGTGCGTCGCAAGCACTGATTATCTTTAGATGTGTTATTCATagtttcctttttgctttCAGATACATGCTCCGCTTGAGGTGCTGCGTCGCTATGCTGAGATACTTAAGCTGCGAATGCCCATGAAGGAGGTGGGTGCCGTtgactgtttgttgtttgatcaattatgaataatattttcgatttattCCTATTGCcacatttttgtgttatttttagtCCCTTTGTAATTTGCGCGTTCATGCGAGATCAAATCGTCTACACAATGCGGCGCATTATTTATCCAAGAAGGTCTGCCAAAGAGTCCAGGTCGTAATTACTTACATGCAATTAACAAATGTTTGCACATACGCTGCGATCTTTGAGTGCTCGTCTCTCTCTCCGTTAAAACCCTCAAAAAAAAGCTTTAACTCATCCCAACATATTCCAAATtctatgtatattatatatttcgaCACACTCTTAgcatttgttgtagttttgaTTTTAACTAACTTGCAATCCTGTTTCCAATTGTATTGGCGCCCCTAAGTATGCTTCATCTATTTTATGAATGAAGCATTATTATCCTTAGTTCTTGTGTTGCTGTTCTCAAATACTTATTCCACTAATTTCCGATATTTAAAATGATCTTTCTGCAATCACTTAATCATTTGTCTTACTCTTTTAGATACCCGGTTTAGCTGTGGTCAATCGCTCCACGAAAAGTGTTTTTTCTAGTCTCAAATCCGTCTGCCAATCCTTTCTGAGAAATATCTATGTAGATGACAAAATCTTTCCAAAGCGAGCGCATCGTTTCACCGCCATCTACAGTCGCGACAAAGAGTATCTGTAAGTTTGTTTGACTTCCTTTTTAATACTTTACTAATAGATTCTTTTCTTAAGCTTTGATATACGTCAGGATTGCTTCTTTACGACGGCGGTGCGTTCGCGTATAGTGGAATTCATCTTGGATCGTCAGCGTTTTCCTGCCAAGCGTCACAATGAAATGGCCTTTGGCATCGAGCGTCTAGTGGCCGAGGGCGTCTATTGCGCCGCCTATCCGCTGCATGATGTGAGTAATTGACAAGCAGCGATTAAGATTAATAATTCAACcattttataacatttatcAGGGCGAGATTACGGAGGTGGGCACAATGCGTGAACTGCTCTATACCAACTGGGCATCGGTTAAGAAATGGTATCGCTATCAGCCATTGGACGATATCAAGGAGTATTTTGGTGTCAAAATTGGTAAGCAATCAGTGCTCACAATCTCTTCAATCAACAGTTAGTTCATCGTATTTTTTATTAGGTCTTTACTTCGCCTGGCTGGGATATTATACGTATATGCTGCTGCTTGCCTCCATAGTGGGTCTGATTTGCTTCATCTATTCCTGGGTCTCACTCAAAAACTATGTGCCTATGTAATTAATGACTTACTTAATCTTTACTACAAATCTAAAGTATCTGATTTGCATTTCAGCAAAGATATCTGCGATCGCTCAAATGATAACATCACAATGTGTCCTCTCTGCGACTGGTGTGAATTTTGGAAACTGCGAGAAACCTGCACTTATGCCAAAATCACGTATCTTATTGACAATCCAAGCACAATCTTCTTTGCCGTCTTTATGTCCTTTTGGGCCACGCTCTTTTTGGAGCTATGGAAACGCTATTCAGCCGAGATAACGCATCGCTGGGATTTGACGGGTTTCGATGTGCATGAGGAGCATCCACGGCCACAGTATTTGGCTCGCCTCGAGCACATTGAGCCTACGCGCACCGACTATGTGACCAACATCAAGGAGCCAACAGTACCATTTTGGCGCATGAAGTTGCCAGCGACAGTTTTCAGCTTTTCCGTTGTGCTGTTGCTAATCGCATTGGCCTTTGCGGCACTTGTTGGTGTCGTGGCGCATCGCATGTCCGTGCTGGCAGCCCTCAAAGTGAACGGCAGTAACATGACCACATCAAATGCGATTGTTATTGCCTCAGCATCAGCTGCTTTTGTCAATCTGTGCGTGCTTTACGTGCTGAACTATGTGAGCAACTTGAGAATTTACCAAACTAAAGTGTGCATTTCATTAcgatgaatttattttatagctgTATAATCATCTGGCTGAATATCTCACGGAGCTGGAAATGTGGCGCACTCAAACACAATTTGATGATTCATTGACGCTTAAGATTTATTTGCTACAGTTTGTGAATTATTACGCTTCCATATTTTATATCGCGTTCTTCAAAGGCAAATTCGTTGGCCATCCGGGCAAATATAATACGTTATTTGAGCATCGCCAAGAGGAGGTAAGTTGACTGCTCATtcattcttttatatttaatttaatttaattgctttgtttttattatgttagTGCTCGTCTGGTGGCTGTTTGACTGAGCTGTGCATACAACTGGGTATCATAATGATTGGCAAGCAGGCTTTTAATACCATTTTGGAGGTTTACTTGCCCATGTTTTGGCGCAAGGTGCTCGCAATTCAAGTTGGCCTCTCACGACTGTTTAGCAATACAGTAAAGCCTGACAAAACTAAAGATGAGCGCTGGATGCGTGACTTCAAGCTACTCGATTGGGGTGCTCGTAGTTTGTTCCCCGAGTATCTGGAGATGGTGCTTCAATATGGCTTTGTTACTATATTTGTGGCTGCCTTTCCGCTGGCTCCTTTCTTTGCGCTACTTAATAACATACTGGAAATGCGGCTGGATGCCAAGAAGCTGCTGACACACCACAAGCGACCCGTCTCGCAGCGTGTTAGAGACATTGGCGTTTGGTATCGCATACTCGATAGCATTGGAAAGCTAAGTGTGATAACGAATGTAAGTTTAactgcaatttaatttcattgaatAGCCATTAAAAGTTTGTCTTCTTTTTAGGGTTTTATTATCGCCTTTACCTCGGACTTGATACCGCGATTCGTTTACCGCGGCTTGTATTCTAAAGATGGCACTTTAAATGGTTACTTGAACTTTACCCTCTCCAAGTATCAAATCGAGCCCTCCAACAACTCGAGCATAACTTCGTGCATGTAACTATACTGAATGATAATTTGCCGAATTCTTTTTAATAGAAATCGTTTTTTTAAGGTATTCGGACTATCGAGAGCCTCCAGGCTCAAGGAACCAATATGAATTATCGAGCACGTTCTATATTATTCTTGCCTGTCGCTTGGGCTTCGTGGTAGTCTTTGAAGTAAGTTGTGATTGCTTgtgtttcgttttatttgttacATTACATAAATGCTTGTACATTGGATTAAGAAAACGCCTCTTGTTCGAGATTCCAACTAAATAAGTTTGCTTTCTGTAGAGGGCCAATTTAAGTTTGCTTGTCACTTGTCACATTTTAAACCTTGATATGCTGAAACATACCCGACGTCTCCACAATGCTCTCCTGCAGCGCAGGATTCTCGTTTGTTGAGGTCTTCAGCATGCGATAAAGCGCATAAATTCCATAGGCGAAGAGCGCATTTAGTACTAAATGaaagaatattaattatatttaaatattagcTTTATTTTGAATGATCTTACCTGTAAAAACGCCAAACAGAACACTGCGTGCTATGCGTCGGTCTATAGAGGCATCCACTTCGTCAATCTTTAGCTCCAAGGAGACGAACACGGCAACCTCAACGACCATTGAGGCACACGCATTGATTAACCAGGGGGCAATGCAGACGAGTCGTCGCTTTAGGCGGTtcaaaatagtttattttctCTTATTGAAATAGTATTAAGCTTACCTGTTTAATGCCATCGACTAGAATGCAAGCCACAATCAGATTTATCAATGCTTTGACCCACACAGTTACAGTTAGTATCATATAGAAAGCCTGACTAAATTCGTGCACTAGCACATAGTCCACTATCAAAGGATATCAATTTAGTTAATTAGTTATGTTTCCTTTATTTGTACTCACCCAACGTAGCGATAAATGTGCCAAAAGGACTCGTAATCTGCACTTCGGCCTGCTGCCATTGCGTCAAGTCCATGAAATCATAGTACAGATGATAACTGGAGAGGCTCAGGACGCAAACTGCGATTAGGGCATCCAAACAGGCTATGCTTAAGCCAACGGAGCGCAGATTCAAACAGGCAAAACGTTTCATGATTTCTCGCGATTTAATCCTTTTCAATTGCTATCCTTTTATGTGAAAGGGGTTTTTGTTCTGAACGCGTGCGTTCTTCTCGAAGTATTTGCTGATACTGAATCAAATGGTTGCGTCTTGCTGACAAAACTAGGTCCGATTTTCATTCGTTTGTCATTTCCCCACACTTAAACAGTTCTTAACTTAGATAGAAAAGCTCCCGTGTTGCACATGAACTAGATCTATGGGCttctttagtttattttaattgccagCAGTTTGGCTATCGGACATGCtgttctttcttttgcttgttttgtgtttaattttttagttaTATATCTTTGGCTAAACACTCGACTTATGTGGCTGATTTGCTGATATCCAATTGAACCAATACCTGGCAATTTGCAGTCAgacaaaaatgcatttttatggtTTTACTCTGAACCAATAACCCCAATTGAAGCAAAAAGTAATCACTAAAGTCTGATGAAATGAGGCCCAACAATTAGTTGGTTGGAAAAGCACTTTGAAGGTTGTTTCGCCATACTCATTTCGATTTTACTTTTGCAGAACTTTGTGGCCCTTGTGATGATACTGGTGCGCTGGTGTATTCCGGACATGAGCGTGGAGCTACGTGATCAAATTAGACGAGAAGTCTATATAACCAACGAGATAATCATTGACCAAGAGGCGCAACGTGCGCGATTTggtaaatactataaatattgcTAATAtgattcttaaatatttatcattaaTTTCCATTAATTACAGAGCGTGCTAAGCGCAGCTATTCAATGCGCGATCCCAGTGAAAATGAGGTGGATGCCGCCTCTGTGGATGAGCCAAACGCCAAGTTCTTAAAGATTGAGCGACTTATGAATCCCAATCTgtcggaaattgaaatggacACAATAATACATGGAGACAACAAGACCACAGGCATTTCGGGTGCAGACTGTTAGAAATACTATTCAGTGATCccataaacaaatgaatatcATCTAGTTGAATATGTTTAGCTTTAGTTTATTGTGTTATGCCAGTTCCTTTCACACACTTAATTAGTTTCATATCTAAAGAATATGTGCAATTGTTTGCCATATGGTTTTAAGCTTTACTCACTCAACAAAATGCCTCATTTTGttataaacatatttgaaTATCAAACAATGTGCAAATGCCtcaaactaaatataaatagagcGCAATTATTTATAGCCCAGTTTgtgccaaaaataataaacgcgcacaaaatgtaatataccaattatttaatgttttacaacaagcaaacaaaactattaagaattgaattcattgtgttattattattaattcataCTATCCTTCTTTTATTGCAATGTACTTATTGCATAGAAAATGTGTTAAGTTTTAAATCTCATACACTATTTATAATGAAACTCAGGCTCTCTTAAAGCACCCATTGAATCCGCAACTAAATGTGAATCTATTTTAGATAAAGTTATAAATCGTcgttatacataaatatttataaagagaAATATTCTCATATTTGGATAAGTAAATTATCTGGGCAATGAATgtgtatttattgaattgattgtagagatattaataatgtatattaaaatgaatcttCTATTTACATAAAGTGAAATTGTATCAAAGTGACGTTGTTTTATAATCTTTTGTGGAATGCATTAATACTGACTTTTAAATGTTTCagattataatttatttataagtcaTAGTGATGAATGTTGACCTAGACACATAGAACTGGGCGAAGTGGTTAATATCAATTGTAATgcaatacatttatttgtaattattacaGTAGAGTTCTTTAAAGATAGTGTAAGGTAAATATTCTTCAAATGTAAAAAGctgaataatatttgtttaatttaggATTGAGTTATTTGCTCTCATTCAATAAGTTTCTACATAATCATGACTTTAAGCCCGCAGATTTGTAACGAGCTGGCAGCGTTTTCATTAACCCTGAGGCAAACGCCTGCTGCTGGGCACAAAGTTACCCGTGGCGCAACAAGCATGCaattgcttgttgttgccccaCTTCAGAATTGGCCaagtactcacacacacacacagacaccctCACTACAGTGATGAgtgcttgttgctgtgtgtgcgCGTGGAAGCATtaagtgtgtctgtgtgtgtgttttggccAAGAGCGGGACTGAGATGGCCAATAGATAATAGAGTACAGCACTCGTAGTATaggatatatacatatatatatggcATGCATGTGCTGTTGCtctcgtgttgttgttgcgcatgTGCCAAAACAATGACGTCACATGAGAAAAGCGTGCGCGATGGGAAACGCAATTGGGAGCGCAGCTGATTGCTTGCCGCCATAGCTCAGATGGTGTTTGCAGCagagaagaaaaataataattttcattcgCTTACTTTGTTTTCCACAGTGTGGTGCGCTTTTGTTAGCCACGCTCCTTCGccatctctcactctcactcgctcgcgttcttgttctcgttgtcgttTCTTCGCGCCCGCGCTTCGTACACTTTGTGTACATTTCTTGGCTGCGTTCTCGGTCGGGTCGGGTCGATTCGTTGTCATTCAGTTTGCGTTGCGGATTTCTGgtgtaaacaacaaaatcgagAAAACCCCAACGGCAGCGTGGACAATGCCGGGTTCGATTGTGGCCGCTAGTTGCAGCTGCCTTAATCCCAATCCATTGCTGTGGCCAGCACTGGTGAAGCGTTGTGCATTGCCCTAAGGGAAAATCAGTTGTCCTGGCAACGAAAGCAACGCGCGGTCAGCACAAATCATCACATACTAAAACGCACACgcacaagaagaagaagctgccGGAAATCGCAAGTATGTCCTAATTAAGTATCTGTGCggattatttaataataattgcaattaacaaaTCAAGCGAATGCCTTTTGCCactatacaaatacaaatacaaatacaaatgacCTTTTGTGCTTCTCTCGACTATCGATTTTAGTTGCCGGCGGCGCCGACAGAACATTTAAGGAAGTGTCCAAAGTCTTCACTTCTTTCTTCTGTCTGACATTCCACACTTTGTTGGCTGTCTCTCCTTTACATTCTTTGCTTAATTTTGGCGTGTTGGCAATTGCAATGCGACGCGCTGGCGTCTCTTTGTTTGACAAGTTTTTCCGAACAAACGTTCTTTGTGATGATCCATTCTGTTGTCTTCAGAGGTCTTCAGCTGTCTGTGGGTGGAATCTATATTTATTCAGActctcacatacacactcattGCATATAGTATTTCACATGTGGCGAGATGAATCAAGTCGACTTTAACGACAGACAGCTGAGTATAAGTTGTCTTTGCTTTTACTtgttgcgtatacttaatattctTTTCACTTACTCAGTTGCTTCTACTTAATGCATAGCAAATACAGCTGACCTGCGCCATGGGGAGAAAACTtttgaaaagtaatttaataaatatttattagcaggcttataaatttcatttaggCAACTTTCGTTGTGCTTCTTCGCAAggaattgttgttgataattttattgatttaataagCGGCATTAAGTGGGTAACTGAACTTTCGCATTAGTCATAAGCTCCCCCAGGGCCGTTATGATATCTGACATTAGCATAGTAATTAACTGCGTTCACTTGATgccatttcaattatttaccTACAATCGCTTCGCTTGACTTTGTTTGGTCTGAACTTAATGGTGGCGGAACCTCCCATCCATCGACACTCCAGACTCAAATTACAATGCAAGCAATGGCCCCGATTGACCGtctgagtgactgactgagggattgactgaatgactgactgagtgaccaCTTCCCACTCCCATCAATTCTCTGGTTATTAAGCGAAATCAGAACGGAAGTTTGTTGGCTGCcattcttttgtttgcttccTGTCAGCATCATTGTGGTGacaacttttcaaaatatgtgttgaagttttatatttttaattacattcttaaataataaacttttattttagttaCACCAACCGAATGTTGACAAACCATTCATTCATGTTATGCGATGcgtaaatgaaaacaaacattgC
Coding sequences:
- the LOC133838873 gene encoding anoctamin-1 isoform X2; this translates as MLNLANAGGDAAANGDGLETPPQHPQHSDESAQLLDEQNSKFAATAAKQELEPPYTAPLAPYDMELVKKVKLKGKLVASDSIWSEEPKSSSSNNNRNRRPDADATTSFMHHERGEDVAKTSSESLDLHEKRSRFAESASTLPLPEIDGPTLPNGKSNHSTPLLPMTDNGYDERECSCPRDFYQRPELNTSLFFADCSRSIDFVLAYKINLHEPTEAENAEKRRVFQENLINQGLEVEFSEKEQIYFVKIHAPLEVLRRYAEILKLRMPMKESLCNLRVHARSNRLHNAAHYLSKKVCQRVQIPGLAVVNRSTKSVFSSLKSVCQSFLRNIYVDDKIFPKRAHRFTAIYSRDKEYLFDIRQDCFFTTAVRSRIVEFILDRQRFPAKRHNEMAFGIERLVAEGVYCAAYPLHDGEITEVGTMRELLYTNWASVKKWYRYQPLDDIKEYFGVKIGLYFAWLGYYTYMLLLASIVGLICFIYSWVSLKNYVPIKDICDRSNDNITMCPLCDWCEFWKLRETCTYAKITYLIDNPSTIFFAVFMSFWATLFLELWKRYSAEITHRWDLTGFDVHEEHPRPQYLARLEHIEPTRTDYVTNIKEPTVPFWRMKLPATVFSFSVVLLLIALAFAALVGVVAHRMSVLAALKVNGSNMTTSNAIVIASASAAFVNLCVLYVLNYLYNHLAEYLTELEMWRTQTQFDDSLTLKIYLLQFVNYYASIFYIAFFKGKFVGHPGKYNTLFEHRQEECSSGGCLTELCIQLGIIMIGKQAFNTILEVYLPMFWRKVLAIQVGLSRLFSNTVKPDKTKDERWMRDFKLLDWGARSLFPEYLEMVLQYGFVTIFVAAFPLAPFFALLNNILEMRLDAKKLLTHHKRPVSQRVRDIGVWYRILDSIGKLSVITNGFIIAFTSDLIPRFVYRGLYSKDGTLNGYLNFTLSKYQIEPSNNSSITSCMYSDYREPPGSRNQYELSSTFYIILACRLGFVVVFENFVALVMILVRWCIPDMSVELRDQIRREVYITNEIIIDQEAQRARFERAKRSYSMRDPSENEVDAASVDEPNAKFLKIERLMNPNLSEIEMDTIIHGDNKTTGISGADC
- the LOC133838876 gene encoding uncharacterized protein LOC133838876 isoform X2: MKRFACLNLRSVGLSIACLDALIAVCVLSLSSYHLYYDFMDLTQWQQAEVQITSPFGTFIATLVDYVLVHEFSQAFYMILTVTVWVKALINLIVACILVDGIKQRRLVCIAPWLINACASMVVEVAVFVSLELKIDEVDASIDRRIARSVLFGVFTVLNALFAYGIYALYRMLKTSTNENPALQESIVETSESKLI
- the LOC133838873 gene encoding anoctamin-1 isoform X4, translated to MLNLANAGGDAAANGDGLETPPQHPQHSDESAQLLDEQNSKFAATAAKQELEPPYTAPLAPYDMELVKKVKLKGKLVASDSIWSEEPKSSSSNNNRNRRPDADATTSFMHHERGEDVAKTSSESLDLHEKRSRFAESSASTLPLPEIDGPTLPNGKSNHSTPLLPMTDNGYDERECSCPRDFYQRPELNTSLFFADCSRSIDFVLAYKINLHEPTEAENAEKRRVFQENLINQGLEVEFSEKEQIYFVKIHAPLEVLRRYAEILKLRMPMKEIPGLAVVNRSTKSVFSSLKSVCQSFLRNIYVDDKIFPKRAHRFTAIYSRDKEYLFDIRQDCFFTTAVRSRIVEFILDRQRFPAKRHNEMAFGIERLVAEGVYCAAYPLHDGEITEVGTMRELLYTNWASVKKWYRYQPLDDIKEYFGVKIGLYFAWLGYYTYMLLLASIVGLICFIYSWVSLKNYVPIKDICDRSNDNITMCPLCDWCEFWKLRETCTYAKITYLIDNPSTIFFAVFMSFWATLFLELWKRYSAEITHRWDLTGFDVHEEHPRPQYLARLEHIEPTRTDYVTNIKEPTVPFWRMKLPATVFSFSVVLLLIALAFAALVGVVAHRMSVLAALKVNGSNMTTSNAIVIASASAAFVNLCVLYVLNYLYNHLAEYLTELEMWRTQTQFDDSLTLKIYLLQFVNYYASIFYIAFFKGKFVGHPGKYNTLFEHRQEECSSGGCLTELCIQLGIIMIGKQAFNTILEVYLPMFWRKVLAIQVGLSRLFSNTVKPDKTKDERWMRDFKLLDWGARSLFPEYLEMVLQYGFVTIFVAAFPLAPFFALLNNILEMRLDAKKLLTHHKRPVSQRVRDIGVWYRILDSIGKLSVITNGFIIAFTSDLIPRFVYRGLYSKDGTLNGYLNFTLSKYQIEPSNNSSITSCMYSDYREPPGSRNQYELSSTFYIILACRLGFVVVFENFVALVMILVRWCIPDMSVELRDQIRREVYITNEIIIDQEAQRARFERAKRSYSMRDPSENEVDAASVDEPNAKFLKIERLMNPNLSEIEMDTIIHGDNKTTGISGADC
- the LOC133838873 gene encoding anoctamin-1 isoform X1, whose amino-acid sequence is MLNLANAGGDAAANGDGLETPPQHPQHSDESAQLLDEQNSKFAATAAKQELEPPYTAPLAPYDMELVKKVKLKGKLVASDSIWSEEPKSSSSNNNRNRRPDADATTSFMHHERGEDVAKTSSESLDLHEKRSRFAESSASTLPLPEIDGPTLPNGKSNHSTPLLPMTDNGYDERECSCPRDFYQRPELNTSLFFADCSRSIDFVLAYKINLHEPTEAENAEKRRVFQENLINQGLEVEFSEKEQIYFVKIHAPLEVLRRYAEILKLRMPMKESLCNLRVHARSNRLHNAAHYLSKKVCQRVQIPGLAVVNRSTKSVFSSLKSVCQSFLRNIYVDDKIFPKRAHRFTAIYSRDKEYLFDIRQDCFFTTAVRSRIVEFILDRQRFPAKRHNEMAFGIERLVAEGVYCAAYPLHDGEITEVGTMRELLYTNWASVKKWYRYQPLDDIKEYFGVKIGLYFAWLGYYTYMLLLASIVGLICFIYSWVSLKNYVPIKDICDRSNDNITMCPLCDWCEFWKLRETCTYAKITYLIDNPSTIFFAVFMSFWATLFLELWKRYSAEITHRWDLTGFDVHEEHPRPQYLARLEHIEPTRTDYVTNIKEPTVPFWRMKLPATVFSFSVVLLLIALAFAALVGVVAHRMSVLAALKVNGSNMTTSNAIVIASASAAFVNLCVLYVLNYLYNHLAEYLTELEMWRTQTQFDDSLTLKIYLLQFVNYYASIFYIAFFKGKFVGHPGKYNTLFEHRQEECSSGGCLTELCIQLGIIMIGKQAFNTILEVYLPMFWRKVLAIQVGLSRLFSNTVKPDKTKDERWMRDFKLLDWGARSLFPEYLEMVLQYGFVTIFVAAFPLAPFFALLNNILEMRLDAKKLLTHHKRPVSQRVRDIGVWYRILDSIGKLSVITNGFIIAFTSDLIPRFVYRGLYSKDGTLNGYLNFTLSKYQIEPSNNSSITSCMYSDYREPPGSRNQYELSSTFYIILACRLGFVVVFENFVALVMILVRWCIPDMSVELRDQIRREVYITNEIIIDQEAQRARFERAKRSYSMRDPSENEVDAASVDEPNAKFLKIERLMNPNLSEIEMDTIIHGDNKTTGISGADC
- the LOC133838873 gene encoding anoctamin-1 isoform X3; translation: MLNLANAGGDAAANGDGLETPPQHPQHSDESAQLLDEQNSKFAATAAKQELEPPYTAPLAPYDMELVKKVKLKGKLVASDSIWSEEPKSSSSNNNRNRRPDADATTSFMHHERGEDVAKTSSESLDLHEKRSRFAESSASTLPLPEIDGPTLPNGKSNHSTPLLPMTDNGYDERECSCPRDFYQRPELNTSLFFADCSRSIDFVLAYKINLHEPTEAENAEKRRVFQENLINQGLEVEFSEKEQIYFVKIHAPLEVLRRYAEILKLRMPMKESLCNLRVHARSNRLHNAAHYLSKKIPGLAVVNRSTKSVFSSLKSVCQSFLRNIYVDDKIFPKRAHRFTAIYSRDKEYLFDIRQDCFFTTAVRSRIVEFILDRQRFPAKRHNEMAFGIERLVAEGVYCAAYPLHDGEITEVGTMRELLYTNWASVKKWYRYQPLDDIKEYFGVKIGLYFAWLGYYTYMLLLASIVGLICFIYSWVSLKNYVPIKDICDRSNDNITMCPLCDWCEFWKLRETCTYAKITYLIDNPSTIFFAVFMSFWATLFLELWKRYSAEITHRWDLTGFDVHEEHPRPQYLARLEHIEPTRTDYVTNIKEPTVPFWRMKLPATVFSFSVVLLLIALAFAALVGVVAHRMSVLAALKVNGSNMTTSNAIVIASASAAFVNLCVLYVLNYLYNHLAEYLTELEMWRTQTQFDDSLTLKIYLLQFVNYYASIFYIAFFKGKFVGHPGKYNTLFEHRQEECSSGGCLTELCIQLGIIMIGKQAFNTILEVYLPMFWRKVLAIQVGLSRLFSNTVKPDKTKDERWMRDFKLLDWGARSLFPEYLEMVLQYGFVTIFVAAFPLAPFFALLNNILEMRLDAKKLLTHHKRPVSQRVRDIGVWYRILDSIGKLSVITNGFIIAFTSDLIPRFVYRGLYSKDGTLNGYLNFTLSKYQIEPSNNSSITSCMYSDYREPPGSRNQYELSSTFYIILACRLGFVVVFENFVALVMILVRWCIPDMSVELRDQIRREVYITNEIIIDQEAQRARFERAKRSYSMRDPSENEVDAASVDEPNAKFLKIERLMNPNLSEIEMDTIIHGDNKTTGISGADC
- the LOC133838873 gene encoding anoctamin-1 isoform X5, with the protein product MTDNGYDERECSCPRDFYQRPELNTSLFFADCSRSIDFVLAYKINLHEPTEAENAEKRRVFQENLINQGLEVEFSEKEQIYFVKIHAPLEVLRRYAEILKLRMPMKESLCNLRVHARSNRLHNAAHYLSKKVCQRVQIPGLAVVNRSTKSVFSSLKSVCQSFLRNIYVDDKIFPKRAHRFTAIYSRDKEYLFDIRQDCFFTTAVRSRIVEFILDRQRFPAKRHNEMAFGIERLVAEGVYCAAYPLHDGEITEVGTMRELLYTNWASVKKWYRYQPLDDIKEYFGVKIGLYFAWLGYYTYMLLLASIVGLICFIYSWVSLKNYVPIKDICDRSNDNITMCPLCDWCEFWKLRETCTYAKITYLIDNPSTIFFAVFMSFWATLFLELWKRYSAEITHRWDLTGFDVHEEHPRPQYLARLEHIEPTRTDYVTNIKEPTVPFWRMKLPATVFSFSVVLLLIALAFAALVGVVAHRMSVLAALKVNGSNMTTSNAIVIASASAAFVNLCVLYVLNYLYNHLAEYLTELEMWRTQTQFDDSLTLKIYLLQFVNYYASIFYIAFFKGKFVGHPGKYNTLFEHRQEECSSGGCLTELCIQLGIIMIGKQAFNTILEVYLPMFWRKVLAIQVGLSRLFSNTVKPDKTKDERWMRDFKLLDWGARSLFPEYLEMVLQYGFVTIFVAAFPLAPFFALLNNILEMRLDAKKLLTHHKRPVSQRVRDIGVWYRILDSIGKLSVITNGFIIAFTSDLIPRFVYRGLYSKDGTLNGYLNFTLSKYQIEPSNNSSITSCMYSDYREPPGSRNQYELSSTFYIILACRLGFVVVFENFVALVMILVRWCIPDMSVELRDQIRREVYITNEIIIDQEAQRARFERAKRSYSMRDPSENEVDAASVDEPNAKFLKIERLMNPNLSEIEMDTIIHGDNKTTGISGADC
- the LOC133838876 gene encoding uncharacterized protein LOC133838876 isoform X1; the protein is MKRFACLNLRSVGLSIACLDALIAVCVLSLSSYHLYYDFMDLTQWQQAEVQITSPFGTFIATLVDYVLVHEFSQAFYMILTVTVWVKALINLIVACILVDGIKQRRLVCIAPWLINACASMVVEVAVFVSLELKIDEVDASIDRRIARSVLFGVFTVLNALFAYGIYALYRMLKTSTNENPALQESIVETSGMFQHIKV